A genome region from Dolichospermum compactum NIES-806 includes the following:
- a CDS encoding IS4 family transposase, whose amino-acid sequence MNQINLLRDTLKPHLEWHGARLSFLALFLISLLRVKTVNLVELATGFRNCAKNESNYKRLQRFFRDFDIDYAVIAKMIVKIMNIPQPWVLSIDRTEWRFGQIWLNILMLGVVHNGVAYPLVWQILEKKGNSNTDERMDLLDRFGQLFPDAQVDYISADREFVGAEWLSYLLLEPNIPFRIRIRHTDLISDTEKTLPGSVIFAHLAAGESQVLSTRRWVWGRSVYVAGLRLDDGKLLIVISDTSPQTIIADYGRRWGIETLFGMFKTRGFCLESTHFIDSNRLSKLLALLSLAMCWAVKTGEWLHQHQPIKIKKHGRFAKSVFRYGLDYLRSLVTDLDLKYDDFLLSLNFLSCT is encoded by the coding sequence ATGAACCAGATTAACCTATTACGAGACACACTAAAACCACATTTGGAATGGCATGGAGCGCGTCTAAGCTTTTTAGCGTTATTTTTAATATCTTTATTAAGAGTAAAGACAGTGAACTTGGTAGAATTAGCAACTGGTTTTCGCAACTGTGCTAAAAACGAATCCAATTACAAACGGTTGCAAAGATTTTTCCGAGATTTTGATATAGATTATGCAGTCATAGCGAAAATGATTGTAAAAATCATGAACATTCCCCAGCCTTGGGTGTTAAGTATTGACCGGACTGAATGGCGTTTTGGTCAAATATGGTTAAATATCCTCATGTTGGGAGTAGTACATAATGGTGTCGCTTACCCCCTAGTTTGGCAGATATTGGAGAAGAAAGGTAACTCCAACACGGATGAACGAATGGATTTACTTGACCGATTTGGACAACTGTTCCCAGATGCACAAGTTGACTATATCAGTGCTGACAGAGAATTCGTGGGGGCAGAATGGTTAAGTTATTTACTGCTTGAACCAAATATTCCATTCCGAATCAGGATTCGTCACACTGATTTAATTAGTGATACAGAAAAGACTCTTCCAGGTAGCGTCATTTTTGCTCATCTGGCTGCGGGTGAATCTCAGGTTTTATCTACTCGTCGTTGGGTCTGGGGTCGTTCAGTTTATGTAGCTGGTTTACGTCTTGATGATGGCAAGTTATTAATCGTGATTTCTGATACTTCTCCCCAAACCATAATTGCTGACTATGGCCGTCGTTGGGGGATTGAAACTTTGTTCGGTATGTTTAAAACTCGTGGTTTTTGCTTGGAATCTACACATTTTATTGATTCTAACCGATTGAGTAAGCTCTTAGCTTTACTGTCATTAGCTATGTGTTGGGCTGTCAAGACTGGAGAATGGTTGCATCAACACCAACCTATCAAAATCAAGAAACATGGACGTTTTGCTAAAAGTGTTTTTCGTTACGGTTTAGATTATCTGCGTTCTCTTGTTACTGATTTAGATTTGAAATATGACGACTTTCTTCTCTCTCTCAATTTTTTGTCCTGTACTTAG
- a CDS encoding peptidylprolyl isomerase, whose amino-acid sequence MANPTATLETSLGTITLELFTDVMPITAGNFIKLAKSGFYDGLHFHRVINNFMVQFGCPYSKDPSSPRAGTGNGPDGCIQDEHPEDGKLSNEPGTLSMANTGRPNSGSCQFFINTVHNHYLDWFTPGQSKHPVFGRVTEGMDVLKAIETTPTGAGDRPKTPVKMIKVTIHE is encoded by the coding sequence ATGGCAAATCCCACCGCAACTCTAGAAACTTCCCTTGGTACTATTACTCTTGAGCTATTTACCGATGTTATGCCCATAACGGCGGGAAATTTCATCAAATTGGCTAAAAGTGGGTTTTATGATGGTCTGCATTTCCACCGTGTGATTAATAACTTCATGGTGCAGTTTGGTTGTCCTTACAGTAAAGATCCTAGCTCTCCGCGTGCGGGTACAGGCAATGGTCCTGATGGGTGCATTCAAGATGAGCATCCTGAAGACGGGAAACTTTCTAACGAACCAGGAACTCTCTCTATGGCTAATACGGGGAGACCTAATAGTGGTAGTTGCCAGTTTTTTATCAACACTGTCCACAATCACTATCTGGATTGGTTTACACCTGGTCAATCTAAACACCCTGTTTTCGGTCGAGTTACTGAAGGGATGGATGTATTGAAAGCCATTGAAACTACTCCCACCGGTGCAGGCGATCGCCCTAAAACTCCAGTTAAAATGATCAAAGTAACTATCCACGAATAA
- a CDS encoding SDR family NAD(P)-dependent oxidoreductase, which produces MMMKNEKWNTENILSQKGRIVIVTGSSSGIGYETARVLANKQASVIIAVRNLEKGNKALAKIIQQNKDADVRVMELDLANLASVKNFAENFQKNYSRLDLLINNAGVMIPPYSKTTDGFELQFGTNHLGHFALTGQILKLLISTQGSRIVNVSSGAHNFGKLDFDDLNWEKRNYAQWTAYGDSKLANLYFTYELDRKLKEQGINTLVNASHPGWTATELQRTAGDVMKYLNGIFAQDITMGALPTLRAAIEEGLKGSEYFGPNGFMEIGGYPVKVESNPLSKDRAIAQKLWVVSEKLTSVKFEFNKQV; this is translated from the coding sequence ATGATGATGAAAAACGAAAAATGGAACACGGAAAATATTCTGAGTCAAAAAGGCAGAATAGTAATTGTCACAGGTTCAAGTAGCGGTATCGGTTATGAAACGGCGCGGGTTTTAGCTAATAAACAAGCATCTGTGATCATTGCGGTTCGTAATTTGGAGAAAGGAAATAAGGCGTTGGCGAAAATTATTCAACAGAATAAAGATGCTGATGTTCGGGTAATGGAACTTGATTTGGCGAATTTAGCATCGGTTAAAAATTTCGCGGAAAACTTTCAGAAAAATTATTCACGTTTGGATTTATTGATTAATAATGCGGGTGTAATGATTCCACCGTATTCAAAAACTACAGATGGTTTTGAATTACAATTTGGAACTAATCATCTCGGACATTTTGCTTTGACGGGACAAATTTTAAAACTTTTGATTAGCACGCAAGGTTCACGAATTGTTAATGTTTCCAGCGGCGCACATAATTTTGGCAAACTAGATTTCGATGATTTGAATTGGGAAAAGAGAAATTATGCCCAATGGACGGCTTACGGTGATAGCAAACTTGCTAATCTTTATTTTACCTACGAACTCGACCGGAAACTAAAAGAGCAGGGAATCAACACCCTTGTAAATGCTTCACATCCGGGTTGGACTGCAACTGAATTGCAGAGAACGGCGGGTGATGTGATGAAATATCTCAATGGTATCTTTGCTCAAGATATCACGATGGGTGCATTACCAACTCTGCGAGCGGCAATTGAGGAAGGTTTGAAAGGGTCGGAATATTTCGGTCCAAATGGGTTTATGGAGATAGGTGGTTATCCAGTCAAGGTGGAATCGAATCCGTTATCCAAAGATCGAGCGATCGCTCAAAAACTTTGGGTTGTATCGGAAAAACTCACCAGCGTAAAATTTGAATTTAATAAACAGGTATAA
- a CDS encoding Uma2 family endonuclease — protein MPIMTLKDVEQVQTAFSEAGLDYDVELTNGRISIVGPSDIVSSEISSRLIAFLFAWVNPRRLGRVFDSAGGFILPDSNLTAPDVSFVRAARLRQSPRYFGELVPDLVVEIKSQSDRIKPLVTKILNFITLGAVMGILIDPDEETVTVYRHQGEPTILNNGDILTLPELFPGWELAVSELWPPIFTEEETQS, from the coding sequence ATGCCAATCATGACCCTTAAAGATGTAGAACAAGTCCAAACTGCTTTTAGTGAAGCTGGTTTAGATTACGATGTTGAATTAACAAATGGGAGAATTTCTATTGTGGGTCCATCAGATATTGTATCTAGTGAAATTAGTAGTCGGTTAATTGCTTTTCTCTTCGCTTGGGTAAATCCTCGTCGTTTAGGAAGAGTATTTGATTCTGCTGGGGGTTTTATTTTACCTGATAGCAACCTCACGGCACCAGATGTTTCTTTTGTGCGGGCTGCACGTCTGCGTCAAAGTCCCCGTTATTTTGGGGAACTTGTACCTGATTTAGTAGTAGAAATTAAATCTCAAAGTGATAGAATTAAACCTTTAGTTACTAAAATTCTCAACTTTATCACATTAGGTGCTGTAATGGGAATTTTAATTGATCCTGATGAAGAAACTGTAACTGTTTATCGTCATCAAGGTGAACCAACTATTTTAAATAATGGCGATATTTTAACTTTACCAGAACTTTTTCCCGGTTGGGAATTAGCCGTTTCTGAATTATGGCCTCCTATTTTTACTGAAGAAGAAACTCAAAGTTAG
- a CDS encoding Uma2 family endonuclease, which produces MIAIPQQLPKMTIEEYFTWELDQDIRYEYINGEVFAMTGGTVPHNDIALNLYRPLYSHLRPRGCRVNVSDVKVQVTPKSPYFYPDLIVSCHPDDLNARKFIQNPKLIVEVLAPGTSSKDRGEKFRYYLTMPSLQEYILIDSGKISVERYCRGEGRMWLYYPYMTGDIITLSSIEFEFPIEMLYDGVGLEIET; this is translated from the coding sequence ATGATCGCCATTCCCCAACAACTGCCAAAAATGACCATTGAGGAATATTTCACCTGGGAACTTGACCAGGATATTCGCTATGAATACATCAACGGCGAAGTTTTTGCCATGACAGGTGGGACAGTTCCCCACAATGATATTGCTCTCAATCTTTACAGACCTCTATATTCTCATCTTCGTCCTAGAGGTTGTCGAGTCAATGTATCAGATGTGAAGGTGCAAGTTACCCCTAAAAGTCCATATTTTTATCCTGATCTTATCGTTAGTTGCCACCCTGATGACCTCAACGCCCGCAAATTTATCCAAAATCCTAAATTAATTGTGGAAGTTCTTGCTCCTGGTACAAGCAGTAAAGATAGAGGAGAAAAATTCAGATATTATTTAACAATGCCCAGTTTACAAGAATACATCTTGATTGATTCAGGAAAAATCTCCGTTGAACGTTACTGTCGAGGAGAAGGGAGAATGTGGCTTTATTATCCATACATGACTGGAGACATCATCACCTTATCAAGTATTGAATTTGAATTTCCCATAGAAATGCTTTATGATGGTGTAGGATTGGAAATAGAAACATAA
- a CDS encoding Uma2 family endonuclease gives MMITQALELQTNTSEDISEDIIFPPSDLYSDEPPVETELHLRQIILLLKCLEWLWKERTDFYAVGNLSIYYSPHQKKSEDVRGPDFFVVLGTERKTRKSWVVWEENGKYPHVIVEILSPTTAKTDRETKKLLYQDTFRTPDYFWFDPYTLEFAGFNLISGKYRPLEPNEKGHLWSEELGLYLGIYKGLLRYFTSSGVLVPTPEESAEMEATRAAMEAERAKISNEKSQRLAAKLRELNIDPDRI, from the coding sequence ATGATGATTACTCAAGCACTGGAATTACAAACTAACACATCAGAAGATATATCAGAAGATATCATTTTCCCACCCAGTGACCTATATAGTGATGAACCTCCCGTGGAAACAGAACTGCATTTACGTCAAATTATCCTCCTTTTAAAATGTTTAGAATGGCTGTGGAAGGAAAGAACTGATTTTTATGCTGTAGGAAACTTGAGTATTTACTATAGTCCGCATCAAAAGAAATCAGAAGATGTTAGAGGTCCAGATTTTTTCGTGGTTTTAGGAACAGAACGAAAAACTAGAAAAAGTTGGGTAGTGTGGGAAGAAAATGGCAAATATCCTCATGTTATTGTCGAAATTCTTTCACCAACTACAGCTAAAACTGATAGAGAAACTAAAAAATTACTTTATCAAGATACTTTCCGTACACCTGATTATTTTTGGTTTGATCCTTATACATTAGAATTTGCAGGATTTAATTTAATTAGTGGCAAATATCGACCCTTAGAACCTAACGAAAAAGGACATTTATGGAGTGAAGAATTGGGGTTATATTTAGGAATTTATAAGGGTTTATTAAGATATTTTACATCATCAGGAGTTTTAGTTCCCACACCGGAAGAAAGCGCAGAGATGGAAGCAACAAGAGCAGCAATGGAAGCAGAAAGAGCGAAAATATCAAATGAAAAATCTCAAAGGTTAGCCGCAAAATTGAGAGAGTTAAATATTGATCCAGATAGGATTTAA
- a CDS encoding IS701 family transposase — protein sequence MKFTKLNYCQYLLSSQINYTMTNLAEHLDNISHDKINYYLKNEKLTPRLLWDNVKDIIVRDENAYIIFDDTVLNKRFSEKIEIVRRQYSGNEHGIVKGIGIVNCIYVNPKTLKFWVIDYRIFNPDNDGLSKVDHVKNMLQGLVYQKVLPFDTVLMDTWYAVNNLMLYIDSLDKVYYCPLKINRLVDDSFGKEKYKNIESLSWSEDELECGKIIKIKAFPSEKKVKLFRVTISTDRTDYIATNDISQSSMDVTQQVCKIRWKIEEFHREIKQLTGIESCQCRKGRLQRNHIACAMLVWLRLKNLAYNTGQTIYQIKHNLLSNYLIGQLKRPDIAMSMV from the coding sequence ATGAAATTTACTAAACTTAATTACTGCCAGTATTTACTTAGCAGTCAAATCAACTACACAATGACTAATCTAGCAGAACATTTAGACAATATTAGTCACGATAAAATTAATTATTATTTAAAAAATGAGAAATTGACTCCTCGGTTACTTTGGGATAATGTGAAAGATATAATTGTCCGGGACGAGAATGCTTATATTATATTTGATGACACAGTTTTAAACAAAAGATTTTCAGAAAAGATTGAAATAGTGCGAAGGCAATATAGTGGAAATGAGCATGGCATCGTCAAAGGAATTGGAATAGTCAATTGTATATATGTTAATCCTAAAACTCTCAAATTTTGGGTAATAGATTATCGTATTTTTAACCCTGACAATGATGGTTTAAGTAAAGTTGACCATGTGAAAAATATGTTGCAAGGGCTTGTATATCAAAAGGTTCTGCCATTTGATACAGTTTTAATGGATACTTGGTATGCAGTTAACAATTTAATGCTTTATATTGATAGTCTAGATAAAGTTTATTATTGTCCTTTAAAGATTAATCGTTTGGTTGATGATAGTTTTGGCAAAGAAAAATATAAAAATATTGAATCATTGTCATGGAGTGAAGATGAGTTAGAATGTGGTAAAATTATCAAGATAAAAGCATTCCCCTCCGAGAAAAAAGTGAAGCTATTCCGGGTTACTATCTCTACCGATAGAACGGACTATATCGCAACTAATGATATATCTCAAAGTTCTATGGATGTTACACAACAGGTGTGTAAAATCCGTTGGAAAATAGAAGAGTTTCACAGGGAGATAAAACAATTAACTGGCATTGAATCATGTCAGTGTCGCAAAGGTCGTCTTCAAAGAAATCATATAGCTTGTGCTATGTTGGTTTGGCTAAGACTAAAAAACTTAGCTTACAACACAGGTCAAACTATTTATCAAATTAAGCATAATTTGCTTTCTAATTATTTAATAGGACAACTAAAACGTCCAGATATTGCTATGTCAATGGTTTAG
- a CDS encoding type II toxin-antitoxin system Phd/YefM family antitoxin, whose translation METVNIHQAKTNLSRLLSRVEHGEEIIISNRGVPVAKLVPFSVSSHRRDSLGQDRGKFVIPEDFNAPLPDDILAAFEGYEE comes from the coding sequence GTGGAAACTGTAAATATCCATCAAGCTAAAACCAACCTTTCACGCCTATTATCCCGTGTAGAACATGGGGAAGAGATTATTATTTCTAATCGGGGTGTTCCTGTCGCTAAGTTAGTTCCGTTTAGTGTTTCGTCTCACCGCAGAGATAGTTTAGGACAAGATCGAGGAAAATTTGTCATTCCAGAAGACTTTAATGCTCCTTTACCAGATGACATTTTGGCAGCGTTTGAGGGATATGAGGAGTGA